atatgatacattataataaatttttattatgacttttcatttggatatacctaactaagtccacataagtatatgggcagtttatgaagaaagaataattagaaaaacgtacaatgctagagagacatgctaatatggcacgtctcttcgccatcctccgctgcatcctggcttttctttgaaggattcgtctcctccgttcgacagcctcctcttcagcatcttgataaatagcaattgcaatggcaatcctaagctgttccattttgatttacacttatttacaattgatttacacttttcaaccgtattatttaaattgtagctgagtgggtttattgctagattgttcttaatgaaaagaggcagttgtttccacatattttatttattttgaacgacgtaaatataatcacagtattaatgttacctgaaccacatattgtttaatagtttttaaaataaaaaagagacagtcgtttaatattatattcaatttcattataaatataaagtgaaaataatcagagtaggtaaatattagttttttaatactaatatatttaatatattgaaaataaaaaagaagttaattcaagtaaaacatgcatgctgagtgaagctatcaagtacgctgccgttccatttgtagaatgactggactcgcgtcctcccgtcctcgagagttcgttcttctgagtccaacttggcatgtccaaactcggaaggacggaagtccagactctgcgaacttggtattgagaaatgccctgactgtctgttgttggtctcaagttcggtgtctattcccgcagttcccccggatttaagccaaaacgtgattggttgaagcgataacgtgctacgattggtcagctcaatgtggccgttatttgattggcttgagtaaacggtgggtggagtccacttatttgtggatttatctgcacgtcgacgctagaagtgtttcaaatccacaaatgcacaggaaccgatccacaaatgcgtgcagtgatttacaaatgcacagacagcggttcacaaataaataccaggtagagttgtgtttgtgacattaaacacatttgtaaatatatttttttttatttgcaaatctcattttatttatttgtgagttttaattttttttgtgaaactctttatattcatttgtgaatttgatatatttttgtgaatctcgttacatttatttgtggatcataatctatttatttggaataatgcaacaattctaaccccatatatAAGCGCCCCTTCTCTCCTCGTGTTTGGACACACTGTTTTCATGGATGGTCTCTGTGAAGGCTGGCCAGGGGGATGAATGCTCATATTTGGATCTGCTGGAGAACAACTCGTGTCCACATTTGGCACATACATACATGCCTGCAGTATAAACACACTGTAATAAGTCTCAAACAGAATCCCACTGCTAATATTAAATATGCATGGATCTTATTTTAAACAGTTGATAATTTGCCAAGAAGTCACTATAAATCAATTACATTCTCTTGACAAATTAGAGTAAAAACTGTTGATGAAGAAGATTAAACTGATCACTGAGAATTAAAGAGATAAAGAAATGCAACTCGGATAACGATTACCTTTCATTTGAACGATGCTTTGGCAATAACATCGTTTCAAAAAGTATTAACAACGGCTGGAAAATATCTTTCCTATCACTTAGCAAACTGGAACCATGTGTGAAAACTTTAAACAAGACTTCCTTGCAGTTTTACTAATCAAATTACACAAGGTAGCTACATAATACATGTTATTACATAAGTCGCCATGTTATACTCTTCATCGGAGTCAACTCACCGGACTCAAAATGATCTTTATAAAACTCCCCTCGAGAGAACGAACAGAAAGACATGACTACAGCGACTGTGATGAAGTTCAGACGAACGACTGTAATTATCTGAATCAATCAACGGGTGTTTTATAAACTCAGTCTGGATCTGAGTTATGCGAGACGCGCGCgcgctgtgtgtgtatgtagcaCCACGTGACCACACGGTCGCCACTGTACCACAAACTTTACTGGACAAGCGGGTGAAacaagtaattaaaaataataagacGTCGTGTCATAAATGAACCCAGATATAATAGCAACATAACAGTTTCTCAACCTTAAGAACCAACCATACAATAATGATCTAAAGTACTGAACATATTAAACGTTATAAAACCATACATACATGTCCAGTCTGTGATATAGAAAtaacatataatttacataaccttataaagaaaatgaagaacttttttttttaagaatatgagcATTGTTCAGTGTAGGGAATGCAGATTTAACGGAAAGTCTTGAAATTCTTGAACATCTGTTTATTATTCACctcttttttaaacatattttacattttgtatttgcaTCTGGTGtggtttttagtttatttttaaatttttggcataaaaaacgCACGTGCGTGCAACGACGACGTCTATTTGTAGAAAAAAGAATTGCATCTGTAACCTTTCACCTTCAGCCTGGCGATTTACAAGCGAAGTGAGGATAAAATAGTAAGTTTGATACAGATTAACTGTATCAAACTGATATAAATAAAGTAAACGTCATGTTCACTCCGTTAGTCGTTGCTCGGTGACCTCTCTCGCCATGTTGCGCGCATGTTTCTGCCTATTATGGATATGCATTTGTGTTTTAACCCTAGTGTCAGGGTAcgtgatttattaaaatattaacacctTTTACAGTTCCTGAACCTAAGAGTCAGTATCTCATCTTACTTATGAGTCTCGAGTCCATGTAGTTTAATATCAAACACAAGCGATTAAAACTTACATTATGTTGCATCATTTTTTAAGAGTTAGGAGTATTGGAAGTATTCGTTAAACTATGATGTGTTTTGTGACTTTTCCTTCATCTGTtggttgtttttttgtaatagcaatgcattttagtttattatcatttattgtaATTTCAGAAATCAAGAAATAGTTCATCCacaaatctgctgaaaatttcctcaccctcatgccatccaatatgtagatgagtttgtttttcccTGGTACAGATCTGGAAATGTAGGGTTACcaatgctcaccaatggatgttctgcagtgaatgggtgccgtcagaataagagtccaaacagagctgataaaaacatcacaattacacACAAGTGacccagccagcaatgacatgtggggcccagatgAGGGCTTTATGGGCGGAAAATGTGGGCCCCATTATGGGCTTGCACCCGGGATCCACATTGGGGCAAGCTGTGGAAGCCCAGATGTACTTAAAGTGGGACCTGTAAGGGTACTGCACGGGTCTTAATTGGGCAATTCATGTTAGACCAATTTGGGCCCCACCTGCC
The sequence above is a segment of the Carassius carassius chromosome 9, fCarCar2.1, whole genome shotgun sequence genome. Coding sequences within it:
- the msrb1a gene encoding methionine-R-sulfoxide reductase B1-A, with the protein product MSFCSFSRGEFYKDHFESGMYVCAKCGHELFSSRSKYEHSSPWPAFTETIHENSVSKHEERRGAYKVKCGKCGNGLGHEFVNDGPKHGLSRFUIFSSSMKFIPKVKNEQQ